One Cryobacterium roopkundense genomic region harbors:
- a CDS encoding ArsA family ATPase, whose translation MLLTLAGERRVLFVGGKGGVGKTSVASALALARARDGGRVLLVSTDPAHNLGHIWDTTLSDAAARVFTASDGYVDAVEIDPQANIERHFTAVSATMMKLLPERLHRSAQAHLDLAKTAPGSHESAVLERIAELLAVGIDSYDLVVFDTAPSGHTLHLLSLPRKLAGWTESLLASRSRSDRFAAAVRGLVGGEDPEAAGDAQLRRTLIARRDRFARMNTTITDRAVTGFVIVTIAERMPVAESLGIVRQLHGLGVDVAALVVNRRSPADAGAFLAERRQHEQACLQELQGNLPAVPLIELPLLVRDLIGEEALRELAALVSAVENPSSGGPVRGGRAPVRHGRPPRSA comes from the coding sequence ATGCTGTTGACTCTGGCCGGCGAACGACGCGTGCTCTTCGTCGGGGGCAAAGGCGGAGTGGGCAAGACCTCCGTCGCATCCGCTCTGGCGCTGGCCCGTGCCCGAGACGGCGGGCGAGTGCTGCTCGTCTCCACGGATCCGGCGCACAACCTCGGCCACATCTGGGACACGACCCTGTCGGATGCTGCGGCCAGGGTGTTCACCGCATCCGATGGTTACGTGGATGCGGTGGAGATCGACCCACAGGCCAACATAGAACGTCACTTCACGGCGGTCAGCGCCACGATGATGAAGCTTCTGCCCGAACGGTTGCACCGATCGGCGCAGGCTCACCTCGACCTGGCGAAGACCGCCCCGGGCAGCCACGAATCCGCCGTGCTCGAACGCATCGCAGAACTCCTGGCCGTCGGTATCGACTCCTACGACCTCGTGGTGTTCGACACGGCGCCGTCGGGGCACACGCTGCACCTGCTCAGCCTGCCGCGGAAGCTGGCCGGGTGGACAGAATCGCTGCTCGCCAGCCGCTCCCGCTCCGACCGCTTCGCGGCGGCCGTCCGCGGGCTTGTGGGCGGTGAAGACCCGGAGGCTGCGGGCGACGCGCAGCTGCGGCGCACCCTGATCGCTCGCCGTGACCGTTTCGCGCGCATGAACACGACGATCACCGACCGTGCCGTCACGGGCTTCGTGATCGTGACCATCGCCGAACGGATGCCCGTCGCCGAGTCCCTCGGCATCGTGCGGCAGTTGCATGGCCTGGGCGTCGACGTCGCGGCGCTGGTGGTCAACCGGCGTTCCCCGGCTGACGCCGGCGCCTTCCTCGCCGAACGCCGACAGCACGAACAGGCCTGCCTGCAGGAGCTGCAGGGGAACCTCCCTGCGGTGCCGCTGATCGAACTGCCGCTGCTGGTTCGAGACCTGATCGGAGAGGAAGCGCTGAGAGAACTCGCAGCGCTCGTCAGTGCGGTCGAAAACCCCTCCTCAGGCGGCCCGGTCAGGGGCGGGCGTGCACCGGTGCGTCACGGGAGGCCTCCGCGATCCGCTTGA
- a CDS encoding SRPBCC family protein encodes MTETRSLKHQESVIVEASASSLYDLLSDISRTGEWSPVCTSCWWDDYAQAGRVGAWFTGHNVLPDRTWETRSEVVTAEHGREFAWVVGGSFVRWGFSFVAAETGTKLTESWEFLPDGIAMFEEKFGEDAHAQITDRTQQALDGIPKTLAAIKRIAEASRDAPVHARP; translated from the coding sequence ATGACCGAGACACGCAGCCTCAAGCACCAGGAGTCCGTCATCGTCGAGGCGTCGGCCTCGTCTCTCTACGACCTTCTCTCCGACATTTCCCGCACCGGCGAGTGGAGCCCGGTCTGTACGTCATGCTGGTGGGACGACTACGCCCAGGCCGGTCGGGTCGGCGCCTGGTTCACCGGGCACAACGTGCTCCCAGACCGCACCTGGGAGACCCGGTCTGAGGTTGTGACAGCAGAGCACGGTCGCGAGTTCGCCTGGGTGGTGGGCGGGAGCTTCGTGCGCTGGGGCTTCAGCTTCGTCGCCGCGGAGACCGGCACGAAGCTCACCGAGTCTTGGGAGTTTCTGCCGGACGGGATCGCCATGTTCGAGGAGAAGTTCGGCGAGGACGCCCACGCGCAGATCACCGACCGCACCCAGCAGGCCCTCGACGGCATCCCGAAAACCCTCGCGGCGATCAAGCGGATCGCGGAGGCCTCCCGTGACGCACCGGTGCACGCCCGCCCCTGA
- a CDS encoding AMP-binding protein, producing MLSYTDAPSDQPLLECTIGDHFELIVARFPDRDALIEVATGRQWTYRELNVAVDSLALGLLALGIERGDRIGIWSPNCAEWTIVQYATAKIGAILVNVNPAFRTVELEYVVRQCGMRMLISAPADKNSEYTAMAREALASCSELRELVFLGTDADPTHAGEFDYPHVLDAGRDVSPLDLRDRMDELTAQNPINLQYTSGTTGFPKGATLTHRNILNNGFFIGELLSYTELDRVVLPVPFYHCFGMVIGNLNIYSHGAAAIIPGRGFTASAALHAVQDHGGTSLYGVPTMFMAELALPDFAEFDLSTLRTGVMAGSTCPVAVMQRVIDEMNMVDVAICYGMTETSPVSTMTRSDDTIALRTSTVGRTMPHLENKIVDPGTGETAPRGEIGELCTRGYSVISGYWNEPEKTREAIDDESWIHTGDLASMDADGYITVEGRIKDMVIRGGENIYPREIEEFLYRHPSIHDVQVIGVPDEKYGEELMACIILKPGVDPVTAADLAEFCHGRLAHFKIPRFTDVRESFPLTVSGKIRKIDMRNEAIARMKALAEVDL from the coding sequence ATGCTCTCGTACACGGACGCACCGTCGGACCAGCCCCTGCTGGAATGCACGATAGGTGATCATTTTGAACTCATCGTTGCCAGGTTCCCCGACCGCGATGCCCTGATCGAGGTGGCGACGGGGCGACAATGGACTTATCGAGAGCTCAACGTCGCCGTCGATTCCCTCGCCCTCGGCCTGCTCGCGCTCGGTATCGAACGCGGGGACCGCATCGGCATCTGGTCGCCGAACTGCGCCGAGTGGACCATCGTGCAGTACGCGACGGCCAAGATCGGCGCCATCCTGGTGAACGTGAACCCGGCGTTTCGCACCGTCGAGTTGGAGTATGTGGTTCGCCAGTGCGGCATGCGGATGCTCATCTCGGCCCCCGCAGACAAGAACAGCGAGTACACCGCCATGGCCAGGGAAGCCCTCGCGAGCTGTTCGGAGCTGAGAGAGCTGGTGTTCCTCGGCACCGACGCCGACCCCACGCACGCGGGCGAATTCGACTACCCGCACGTGCTCGACGCCGGCCGCGACGTGTCACCGCTCGACCTGCGCGACCGGATGGACGAGCTGACCGCTCAGAACCCCATCAATCTGCAGTACACCTCGGGCACGACGGGGTTCCCCAAGGGAGCGACACTCACCCACCGCAACATCCTCAACAACGGCTTCTTCATCGGCGAGCTCCTCAGCTACACCGAACTCGACCGGGTGGTGCTGCCCGTGCCGTTCTACCACTGCTTCGGCATGGTGATCGGCAACCTGAACATCTACTCCCACGGGGCCGCCGCCATTATTCCTGGACGCGGCTTCACAGCATCCGCTGCCCTGCACGCCGTGCAGGATCACGGGGGAACCTCGCTGTACGGTGTGCCCACCATGTTTATGGCCGAGCTCGCCCTGCCGGACTTCGCAGAATTCGATCTGTCGACGCTGCGGACAGGTGTGATGGCGGGGTCGACGTGCCCAGTGGCGGTGATGCAGCGAGTGATCGACGAGATGAACATGGTCGACGTGGCGATTTGCTACGGCATGACGGAGACCTCGCCGGTGTCGACGATGACGCGGAGCGACGACACCATCGCCCTGCGCACCTCAACCGTGGGCCGCACCATGCCCCACCTCGAGAACAAGATCGTGGACCCGGGTACCGGCGAGACCGCGCCACGAGGCGAGATCGGCGAGCTGTGCACGCGTGGATACAGCGTGATCTCCGGCTATTGGAACGAGCCGGAGAAGACCAGGGAGGCCATCGATGACGAGTCCTGGATTCACACGGGCGATCTCGCGAGCATGGACGCCGACGGCTACATCACCGTGGAAGGACGCATCAAGGACATGGTCATTCGCGGCGGCGAGAACATCTACCCGCGCGAGATTGAGGAGTTTCTCTACCGGCACCCGTCCATCCACGACGTGCAGGTAATCGGGGTGCCCGACGAGAAATACGGCGAGGAGCTGATGGCCTGCATCATCCTGAAGCCGGGCGTCGACCCGGTGACAGCCGCGGACCTCGCCGAGTTCTGCCACGGCCGCCTGGCGCACTTCAAGATTCCCCGGTTCACCGATGTGCGCGAGAGTTTTCCGCTCACTGTGTCGGGGAAGATCCGCAAGATCGACATGCGCAACGAGGCGATTGCGCGCATGAAGGCCCTCGCGGAGGTGGACCTCTAG
- a CDS encoding GAF domain-containing protein: MKEFTQQLAGRLLRPVMRVWAASLERDFQGAPRPHDIPQAHSAGIDSDRILLVGCGPAVGWGVVSHDLALPGSLARELSGLTGRGVDVDVIESPRMSIDSVVDDIEGVLLSRYDAIVVTVGVNDALRLTPPREWRPKMAAVLDYLCRESSRTTQVLVLGIMPSGSVPFYKTRLGTVAGQHADVLNDLTETACSHSTRTAFVRFEPAPTASAERHRTADDYRAWGHMLARQLGPALDAGRLAGMDSHPAPMDPAGRERIRQRAVDALHMLDTRPEDRFDRIVALAQRLFRTESVAITVIDHDRQWNKSMVGVESREIPRASSFCSVAIEGAGPLVVCDTLADPRFSGNPLVTGDPHIRFYAGFPIEAPSGERIGALCVFDPVPRLAADVDRVLLRELALLVQRELGR; this comes from the coding sequence GTGAAGGAGTTCACTCAGCAGTTGGCCGGGAGGCTCCTGAGACCAGTGATGCGCGTGTGGGCCGCGTCCCTCGAACGTGATTTTCAGGGTGCGCCCCGGCCTCATGACATTCCCCAGGCCCACTCGGCCGGCATCGATAGCGACCGCATTCTGCTCGTCGGCTGCGGGCCGGCCGTCGGCTGGGGAGTGGTCAGTCACGATCTGGCGCTGCCAGGGTCGCTGGCCCGCGAGCTGTCGGGACTCACCGGTCGCGGCGTTGACGTCGACGTGATCGAGAGTCCGCGCATGTCGATCGACTCCGTCGTGGATGATATCGAGGGCGTGCTCCTGTCGCGTTACGACGCGATCGTCGTGACCGTGGGCGTGAACGACGCCTTGAGGCTCACGCCACCGCGGGAATGGCGCCCCAAGATGGCAGCGGTGCTCGATTATCTGTGCCGGGAATCCTCGCGCACGACCCAAGTGCTCGTGCTCGGGATCATGCCCTCCGGATCTGTCCCGTTTTACAAGACCCGGCTGGGCACCGTGGCCGGCCAACACGCCGATGTCCTCAACGACCTCACTGAGACCGCCTGTTCGCACAGCACGCGCACTGCATTCGTTCGTTTTGAGCCGGCTCCAACAGCCTCGGCGGAGCGCCACAGAACAGCGGATGACTACCGAGCGTGGGGGCACATGCTCGCCCGGCAGCTGGGCCCGGCGCTGGACGCCGGTCGTCTGGCGGGCATGGATTCGCACCCCGCGCCGATGGATCCCGCCGGCCGGGAGCGTATTCGCCAACGAGCCGTCGACGCCCTCCACATGCTGGATACCCGGCCCGAGGATCGATTCGACCGCATTGTCGCGCTCGCCCAGAGGCTCTTTCGCACGGAGTCGGTGGCAATCACGGTTATCGACCACGACCGGCAGTGGAATAAGTCGATGGTGGGAGTCGAGAGTCGGGAGATCCCGCGGGCGTCGTCATTCTGCTCCGTGGCCATCGAGGGCGCCGGCCCGCTCGTGGTCTGCGACACTCTCGCGGACCCCCGGTTTAGCGGCAACCCGCTGGTAACCGGAGACCCGCACATCCGCTTCTATGCCGGCTTTCCGATTGAGGCTCCGTCGGGAGAGCGCATCGGTGCCCTGTGTGTCTTTGACCCGGTTCCGCGGCTGGCGGCCGACGTCGATCGCGTGCTACTCCGCGAGCTCGCCCTGCTGGTGCAGCGCGAACTCGGCCGGTAG
- a CDS encoding GNAT family N-acetyltransferase, which yields MRTPSGNFRTAHLTLRPLRADDADDVFGVFSNPETWRHLPGGRHLLRAQSEGVISKSVASWANFGLGDWAIIDDEGTFVGTGGASMLPGSVWNLGYRLTPTSWGRGFATEVAFAAVAAAAAQDTGRPMTARILSNNPASASVARRVGLSLAWEGATTAGAEPGVTGQIYSDRLLESQALNWLLAHV from the coding sequence ATGCGCACTCCCTCTGGAAATTTTCGCACTGCACACCTGACGCTTCGACCTCTGCGAGCAGACGATGCCGACGACGTATTTGGGGTGTTCTCGAATCCAGAGACCTGGCGTCACCTACCCGGGGGCAGACATCTGCTGCGCGCGCAGTCCGAGGGGGTCATTTCGAAGTCCGTCGCCAGTTGGGCGAATTTTGGACTCGGCGACTGGGCCATCATCGATGACGAGGGAACTTTCGTGGGCACGGGTGGCGCTTCGATGTTGCCGGGCTCGGTCTGGAATCTGGGGTACCGACTCACGCCGACTTCATGGGGCCGCGGCTTCGCCACGGAGGTGGCCTTCGCGGCCGTCGCAGCTGCAGCCGCCCAAGACACTGGCCGACCGATGACCGCTCGCATACTTTCCAACAACCCCGCATCCGCGTCCGTTGCCCGTCGAGTTGGCCTTTCCCTCGCTTGGGAGGGAGCCACGACCGCAGGCGCGGAGCCCGGCGTCACGGGTCAGATCTACTCGGACCGTCTCCTCGAGAGTCAAGCGCTGAACTGGCTCCTGGCGCACGTCTGA
- a CDS encoding sigma-70 family RNA polymerase sigma factor, whose amino-acid sequence MTTDFNLDDSSVEPLSKEELLARVAFGDELAFGELYDQIAPRVLGLVKRLLIDHAQSEEVTQEIFLEIWQTATRYEATRGGASTWIMTMAHRRAVDRIRSSQAGRDRDSKIGIRDLAVAYDHVAETVEVRIEHERVEKAMSRLTQLQRQAVSLAYYGGYTHSEVAGMLKIPLGTVKTRLRDGLIRLRDELGVTS is encoded by the coding sequence ATGACTACTGATTTCAACCTCGACGACTCGTCGGTGGAGCCTCTTTCCAAAGAGGAACTCCTGGCGCGGGTGGCCTTTGGCGACGAATTGGCATTCGGAGAGCTGTATGACCAGATCGCTCCCAGGGTGCTTGGCCTAGTCAAGCGCCTCCTGATCGACCATGCTCAGTCGGAAGAAGTGACCCAAGAGATTTTTCTAGAGATCTGGCAGACGGCGACGCGGTACGAGGCAACTCGTGGTGGAGCATCCACCTGGATCATGACGATGGCACATCGACGCGCGGTCGACCGAATTCGGTCGTCGCAGGCCGGACGTGACCGGGATTCCAAAATTGGCATCCGCGACCTCGCGGTTGCCTACGATCACGTTGCCGAGACCGTCGAGGTTCGCATCGAACATGAAAGGGTGGAGAAGGCAATGTCCAGACTGACGCAGCTGCAACGCCAGGCCGTGAGCCTTGCGTACTACGGTGGCTATACGCACAGCGAAGTCGCGGGCATGCTCAAGATCCCCCTCGGCACCGTGAAAACCCGACTGCGCGACGGACTTATTCGCCTGCGCGACGAACTGGGGGTGACCTCATGA
- a CDS encoding anti-sigma factor, translated as MTSKAPHDDATGLSGAYALNALGPEDTAAFEAYLAESEPARTEVAELSDTAVALGLAVVPVQPSAALRANLMSMIASTPQQSPLSAPAAVPPTIPTAPLLPELGEDGNVVSLTSGSTGRAAQRARQRWFQRPVQVLVAAAAAAVLFVGGTFAGQSFNNNQFEQAQAAGLVEINAAPDSQRAAATTADGQPATLVWSNSLGLSAVMLEDLPALASDQDYQLWYINDSGAAPAGTFDSTGSGTAWRVLDGSMHAGDAVGVTVEPSGGSEQPTSAPIVAFQS; from the coding sequence ATGACCAGCAAAGCACCACACGACGACGCAACGGGCCTTTCCGGTGCCTATGCGCTGAACGCTCTCGGCCCGGAGGACACCGCCGCATTCGAGGCGTACCTGGCCGAATCAGAACCGGCTCGAACGGAGGTGGCAGAGTTGAGTGACACCGCTGTCGCACTTGGACTGGCCGTGGTGCCTGTGCAGCCTTCCGCCGCGCTGCGTGCCAACCTGATGTCGATGATCGCGTCGACTCCGCAGCAGTCACCGCTCTCGGCACCTGCCGCCGTACCGCCAACCATTCCGACGGCTCCGCTTCTTCCCGAGCTCGGTGAAGACGGAAACGTCGTTTCACTCACCTCAGGCTCGACCGGAAGGGCGGCGCAGCGCGCCCGTCAGCGCTGGTTCCAGCGCCCGGTGCAGGTTCTTGTGGCTGCCGCGGCCGCCGCCGTTCTGTTCGTCGGAGGCACCTTCGCGGGCCAGTCCTTCAACAACAACCAGTTCGAACAGGCCCAGGCGGCCGGTCTTGTGGAGATCAACGCCGCGCCGGACTCGCAGCGAGCAGCAGCGACCACGGCTGACGGGCAGCCTGCCACGCTGGTCTGGTCGAATTCCCTCGGCCTGTCCGCGGTCATGCTCGAAGACCTGCCGGCCTTGGCCAGCGATCAGGATTACCAGCTCTGGTACATCAATGACTCTGGCGCGGCTCCGGCCGGAACGTTTGATTCGACCGGCAGCGGAACAGCGTGGCGTGTTCTCGACGGTTCGATGCACGCCGGAGACGCCGTCGGCGTCACGGTCGAGCCGAGCGGTGGGTCCGAACAGCCCACGTCGGCACCGATTGTGGCTTTCCAGAGCTAG
- a CDS encoding aminodeoxychorismate lyase, whose product MSLPFTLLIDPVPADSERTTFEDTFHEMESAAPALRVGELSTQRGDGIFETLSVVNGHPQEVEPHIARLCNSAQICDLPVPNSAQWRAAISYAVARLPHEGELALKFVLSRGVESGPAPTAWLHATRAADFSAARRNGVRVITLDRGYPRGVAERAPWLLMGAKTLSYAVNMAALREAHRRGADDTIFLTTDDYVMEGPTSSVILRTGGVYVTPAPSGAILHGTTQQSMFDYLRDQGEKVEYRDVTIDELRQADAAWLVSSVRLAVAITALDGEPMRTDQPLTAALNAYLLARTA is encoded by the coding sequence ATGAGCCTTCCCTTCACCCTGCTGATCGACCCGGTACCCGCTGACTCCGAGCGCACCACCTTCGAGGACACCTTCCACGAGATGGAGTCGGCAGCTCCCGCCCTGCGTGTGGGAGAGCTCAGCACCCAGCGCGGTGACGGCATCTTCGAAACGCTCAGCGTGGTCAACGGACACCCCCAAGAGGTCGAACCGCACATCGCCAGGCTGTGCAATTCGGCGCAGATCTGCGACCTGCCGGTGCCCAATTCCGCACAGTGGCGAGCGGCCATCTCCTACGCGGTGGCGCGGCTTCCGCACGAGGGAGAACTCGCCCTCAAGTTCGTGCTCAGCCGCGGCGTGGAATCCGGCCCGGCCCCCACGGCCTGGCTACACGCCACGCGAGCGGCTGACTTCAGCGCGGCGCGCCGCAACGGCGTCCGTGTGATCACCCTCGACCGCGGCTACCCGCGTGGTGTCGCCGAGCGCGCGCCCTGGCTGCTGATGGGCGCGAAGACCCTGAGCTACGCCGTCAATATGGCGGCGCTCAGGGAAGCTCACCGCCGCGGCGCCGACGACACCATCTTCCTCACCACCGACGACTACGTCATGGAGGGACCCACCTCGAGCGTCATCCTGCGCACCGGGGGTGTCTACGTCACTCCGGCGCCGAGCGGCGCCATCCTGCACGGCACAACGCAACAGAGCATGTTCGACTACCTGCGCGATCAGGGGGAGAAAGTCGAGTACCGAGACGTGACGATCGATGAGCTTCGCCAAGCGGATGCCGCATGGCTCGTCTCGAGCGTGCGCCTGGCCGTCGCCATCACGGCACTCGACGGCGAACCGATGCGCACCGACCAGCCCTTGACGGCGGCCCTGAACGCCTACCTTCTGGCCCGCACGGCCTAA
- the pstB gene encoding phosphate ABC transporter ATP-binding protein PstB: MSKRIEVADLNVYYSNFLAVEGVSLVIEPRTVTALIGPSGCGKSTFIRTLNRMHEVIPGARVEGEVLIDGNNLYGPGVDPVNVRRQVGMVFQRPNPFPTMSIQDNVLAGVKLNNRRISKSDADALTEESLRGANLWNEVKDRLDRPGSGLSGGQQQRLCIARAIAVAPDVILMDEPCSALDPISTLAIEDLIEEMKAQYTIVIVTHNMQQASRVSDRTAFFNIAGTGKPGKLIEYDDTTTIFSNPSIQSTEDYVSGRFG; encoded by the coding sequence ATGTCCAAGCGCATCGAAGTTGCCGACCTCAACGTTTACTACAGCAACTTTCTGGCCGTCGAGGGCGTGTCACTCGTGATCGAACCCCGCACCGTGACCGCCCTGATCGGGCCGAGTGGATGCGGCAAGTCCACGTTCATTCGTACGCTCAACCGCATGCACGAGGTGATCCCCGGCGCCCGCGTCGAGGGCGAAGTACTCATCGACGGCAACAACCTCTACGGCCCCGGCGTCGATCCCGTGAACGTGCGCCGCCAGGTGGGCATGGTCTTCCAACGACCGAACCCGTTCCCCACCATGTCGATCCAGGACAACGTGCTCGCCGGTGTGAAGCTCAACAATCGCCGCATCAGCAAGAGCGACGCCGACGCCCTCACCGAGGAGTCGCTGCGCGGCGCGAACCTCTGGAACGAGGTCAAGGACCGACTCGACCGGCCCGGGTCCGGCCTCTCAGGCGGCCAGCAGCAGCGCCTGTGCATCGCGCGTGCCATCGCCGTGGCCCCCGATGTGATCCTGATGGACGAGCCCTGCTCAGCGCTCGACCCGATCTCCACCCTGGCGATCGAGGACCTGATCGAAGAGATGAAGGCCCAGTACACGATCGTGATCGTGACGCACAACATGCAGCAGGCCTCACGCGTGTCCGACCGCACAGCATTCTTCAACATCGCTGGCACGGGCAAGCCCGGCAAGCTCATTGAGTACGACGACACCACGACGATCTTCTCGAACCCGAGCATCCAGTCCACCGAGGACTACGTCTCCGGCCGTTTCGGCTGA
- the pstA gene encoding phosphate ABC transporter permease PstA, whose translation MTSVIEAAPLTNSLTAGKLPKRSSLWILLASWAVTAAFFVVLNLAGAVDGFNVVGTVFFGTVLYCIAIYVFSRAVEGSRKATDRLMTALVTAAFVIALLPLISIIYTTVVNGLPAFLTPTFFTSSQRNIVGEGGGVLHAIMGTLLITGMATLISVPIGLLTALYLVEYGRGKLARAITFFVDVMTGIPSIVAGLFAFALFALLFDDPGIRFGFGGAIALSVLMIPVVVRSSEEMLKLVPNELREAAYALGVPKWLTIVKVVLPTSIAGIVTGIMLSIARVIGETAPLLIIAGFTASMNYDLFSERMMTLPVFVYNQYASQGADAQAYVDRAWAGALTLILIVMLLNLIARIIAKIFSPKFGR comes from the coding sequence ATGACATCCGTCATAGAGGCGGCGCCTCTCACCAACTCGCTTACCGCCGGCAAGCTTCCCAAGCGTTCGTCGCTGTGGATACTGCTGGCAAGCTGGGCAGTCACGGCGGCATTCTTCGTCGTGCTCAATCTGGCCGGTGCGGTCGACGGCTTCAACGTCGTGGGTACAGTGTTCTTCGGAACCGTGCTCTATTGCATCGCCATCTACGTGTTCTCCAGGGCAGTCGAAGGTTCCCGCAAGGCCACCGACCGACTCATGACGGCGCTCGTGACGGCCGCGTTCGTGATCGCGCTTCTGCCGCTAATTTCGATCATCTACACGACAGTCGTCAACGGGTTGCCCGCGTTCCTCACACCCACGTTCTTCACCTCGTCGCAGCGCAACATCGTCGGCGAGGGCGGCGGGGTGCTGCACGCCATCATGGGCACCTTGCTCATCACCGGCATGGCGACCCTCATTTCAGTTCCGATCGGGCTGCTGACGGCGCTTTACCTCGTGGAGTACGGGCGCGGCAAGCTGGCCCGCGCAATCACCTTCTTCGTGGACGTGATGACAGGCATCCCCTCGATCGTCGCCGGGCTGTTCGCGTTCGCGCTATTCGCCCTCCTGTTCGACGACCCGGGCATCCGCTTCGGGTTCGGCGGCGCGATTGCCCTCTCGGTGCTCATGATCCCCGTCGTCGTGCGCTCGAGCGAGGAAATGCTCAAGCTCGTTCCCAACGAACTGCGCGAGGCCGCCTATGCCCTCGGTGTGCCGAAATGGCTCACGATCGTGAAGGTCGTGCTGCCGACGTCGATTGCCGGCATCGTGACCGGAATCATGCTCTCGATTGCCCGTGTCATCGGCGAGACCGCCCCCCTGCTGATCATCGCAGGCTTCACGGCCAGCATGAATTACGACCTCTTCAGCGAGCGCATGATGACGCTTCCCGTGTTCGTGTACAACCAGTACGCCAGCCAGGGAGCAGACGCCCAAGCCTATGTTGACCGGGCCTGGGCGGGGGCACTCACGCTCATTCTGATCGTGATGCTTCTCAACCTCATCGCCCGAATCATCGCCAAGATCTTCTCACCCAAGTTCGGCCGTTAG
- the pstC gene encoding phosphate ABC transporter permease subunit PstC, giving the protein MTTTVAATTIKARQRPGDRIFSGATVISGGLILAVLAAVAIFLLVESVPAFVAPADAFSGDTTNFWSYVGPLVFGTVWAAILALIMAVPVAIGIALFISHFAPRELAQGLGYIIDLLAAVPSVVFGLWGITVLAPLVQPFYSTIVEWFGWIPLFAGPVSGTGRTILTVAIVLAVMILPIITAICREIFLQTPLLHEEAALALGATRWEMIRMAVLPFGLPGIISASMLGLGRALGETMAVAMVLSPSAVVSFVLLTSENPTTIAANIALNFPEAHGIGVNILLATGLILFVVTLIVNMIARVIINSRKAFSGAN; this is encoded by the coding sequence ATGACGACAACTGTTGCCGCCACTACGATCAAGGCACGGCAACGACCCGGCGACCGGATATTCTCCGGCGCAACCGTCATTTCGGGCGGACTCATCCTCGCGGTGCTGGCCGCGGTCGCAATCTTCCTGCTCGTGGAAAGCGTGCCGGCCTTTGTGGCGCCAGCGGATGCCTTCAGCGGGGACACCACCAATTTCTGGTCGTACGTGGGCCCACTGGTGTTCGGCACCGTCTGGGCAGCCATCCTGGCGCTGATCATGGCCGTTCCCGTGGCGATCGGCATCGCCCTCTTCATCTCGCACTTCGCGCCGCGCGAACTCGCGCAGGGCCTCGGGTACATCATTGATCTGCTGGCCGCCGTGCCCTCAGTGGTTTTCGGCCTGTGGGGCATCACGGTACTCGCGCCGCTTGTTCAGCCCTTTTACTCCACGATCGTGGAGTGGTTCGGCTGGATCCCGCTGTTCGCCGGGCCTGTCTCCGGTACCGGCCGTACCATCCTCACGGTGGCCATCGTGCTCGCGGTCATGATTCTGCCCATTATCACCGCCATCTGCCGGGAGATATTCCTGCAGACCCCGCTGCTGCACGAGGAAGCCGCGCTCGCCCTCGGGGCCACTCGCTGGGAAATGATCCGCATGGCGGTGCTGCCATTCGGGCTTCCCGGAATTATCTCGGCTTCCATGCTGGGGCTCGGCCGCGCCCTCGGTGAAACCATGGCCGTCGCCATGGTGCTCTCCCCGAGCGCAGTGGTGAGCTTCGTTCTTCTCACCTCCGAGAACCCCACCACCATCGCCGCCAATATCGCGCTGAACTTCCCCGAGGCCCACGGCATCGGAGTCAACATTCTGCTGGCCACCGGCCTCATCCTCTTCGTGGTCACCCTCATCGTCAACATGATCGCGCGCGTCATAATCAACAGCCGTAAGGCATTCTCAGGAGCGAACTGA